The genomic region AGATACACATGTTCATGGTTACATActcgtgcctatatatatatatatatatatatatatatatatatatatatatatatatatatatatatatatatatatatctgtgtgtgtgtgtgtgtgtgtgtgtgtgtgtgtgtgtgtgtgtgcagaacacatataaatagatgtatttgtgtacacaaatacacattcacatacagatagatgaacatatgaatatgaatctatatacgacacatatatactcgtgattgtatatatatatatatatatatatatatatatatatatatatatatatatatatatatatttatacgtgtgtgcgtatgtattacaAACTTCACTTGTGTACAGACTTGATGATCGGCTCAATGAACTATATCACTCCCAAGACAGAAGGTGACTCGAACTCACCAAGTATCGTAAAGCCATGCTTGCACTCTTAGCTCTCGGCGCGTTCCAACTGTAGCGACCGTGATGATGGACCTCCTTTATATAGTTCCACCCGCCCAGACCACGCCTTCCACTGAACAACTGAAGGACAGGATTCATCTGATTATACTTTATGGGCCTTTTGTTTGTACTTTACGTTTATGAATCCAATGATagccatgtatatatactgaaggAAGTATGACtgtggtaaaagaaagaaaaaaaaatatatatatactctgaaaTAAAGCATTTCAGGAAACAGAATAATTACAGTGAAAGGTATCCTTGGGCCAGACAGCACTCTCTTACAAGAATCAAGAACTattttcatacgcacacacacgcagacataatatttgtacacatagtatgcatatatatctgtgtatgtatatatttgttatatatgtataatatgtatatggtatatacataatatagatggCTATAAACAtccttatttttatgtatacatatatccatacagtcacacacagacacaaacacacacatgaatgaataGACACATGAACATAAattatatgcttatgtgtatatatgtatacatacatatgtatatatgtatatatatacatgtatatatatataacacatatgcctgtttatatatgaatacagataaacacacacacgcatatgtatatacacatatacatgtgtgtgtatctgttttgcgtgtgtatgtatgtatgtgcgtgtgtatgtgtgtatgtgcgtgtgtatgtgtgtttgtgtgcgtgtgtgtgtgtgtatgtgtgtgtatatatatgacaatgtATGTAggcaggtatatatgtgtatatatatatatatatatatatatatatatatatatatatatatatatatttctatatatataacaatgtatgtatatgtatatatgtaaatgtatatatgtgtaacaaTGTAtgtgggcaggtgtgtgtgtgtgtgtgtgtgtgtgtgtgtgtgtgtgtatatatttatatatatatatatatatatatatatatatatatatatatatatatatatatgtgtgtgtgtgtgtgtttgtgtctgtgtgtgtgtgtgtgtgtgtgtgtgtgtatgtatatatatatatatatttctatatatataacaatgtatgtatatatatatgtaaatgtatatatgtgtaacaaTGTAtgtgggcaggtgtgtgtgtatatatatatatatatatatatatatatatatatatatatatatatatatatatatatatatatatatgtgtgtgtgtgtgtgtgtgtgtgtgtgtgtgtgtgtgtgtgtgtgtgtgtgtctatatgtatatatacatacatacatgcatataaactcacacacacatatacatatatctatatatatgattatacatatatatgtgtgtgtatgtgtgcattgtgttctctctctctctctctctctctctctctctctctctctctctctctctctctatatatatatatatatatatatatatatatatatatatttatatatatacatatatagatacacattcatatacatatatacgcatgtgtgttattgaagtatactgtatataaatgagcgtatatgtatgcatacagtcacatacacagatgtatatttgtgtgtatacgtatttatttttatatatttactctctctctccctctctctctccctctctctctgtctctctctctctctctctatatatatatatatacatatatatatatacatatatatatatatatatatatatatatatatatatatatatatatatatatatatatataacacacattcgtatacatatatacgcatatgcgtTATTGAAGTATACTGCATGTAAATgagcgtatatgcatgtatacagtcacatacacagatatatatttgtatatatatatatatgatatatatatatatatatatttacatatatatgtctgaatatatatatgcgtatgtgtatgtgcacgtgtgtgtgtgtgtgtttgtgtgtgtgtgaataaatgataaagttctatgcatatatgtctatatgtggagagaaccagagacatatatacatatataaagttatactcatacacacacacacacacacacacacacacactatcgcatacgcacacatataaaaattatcaatactcatatcatcattattattatcattatcaatttcattactattactgttgttctcatcatcaatatttctattattaacattattactatcattatcatcatcctcgttatcgTTGCCATTAACACTTTTATGATGAtactcactattatcattatcattatcattagtagtaccatcatcatcatcatcatcattgctatcatttttatcattatcattatacaaggttattactattgctcttattactgtcattatttttattgttatcataatcattattacaattttcaccAACATAATCACCATATCATTACTCatatttgttaattttattgttatcattatcattatgattcatcaatattttcaccattattacaattttgaCAACATCAACaaggtgaatgaaaatgaaaataattataaaaagaatgatgaaagtgataacaagaatgaaaataatcatgacaacaataatgataaaaacaacaatatcaacaacagcaatgataataatcattattactgcaattgcgattatcattattattactgttgctgttatgttaagattttacattatcattatcattatcatcattgctattgttattgatatcatcattgatattcttagtattacattcattattgctatcactattatcattatcatctttgttattcctattactaaTTATCCCCATCcaccctattatcatcattaccacttttatgatcattatcctttcattgttattaacactTCTGTTATACtgatatcattttaattaccttatcattatgattgttgcaattaatatcattactcatCATTAAAATTTTGAACAGGAGTAATAactacattgtcattatcaatggttACATTATGGtcctattgtcatttttaccatGATTGTGCcaatgttatttttgtcatatggacatcattactgttactcatattatcattgtcatactcTGTGTGATGTTTATGGATGCAGtccttatttttagcattataattttcattaccattctcatttctttcattataatgtattttcattatgattatcatcactattttcgtcatcattaccCTATTGAGATAAATGCTCCATGGAAACGATATTTTTGAGCACCTtcgtttatattattataagACAAAGTCGTGGAATAAGAATTCATATAGATAAGTTCAACAATAATTTATTTGCAAAAATATTACAATGTGCTCGCATTTATCTTTCGTATggataataaagagaagaaattgaaagggaagagagagagagagagcagcggcgGAGCGTCCCGGGAGTTCCTGGCATGGCTAGTGGCGGTACGTGAAGAAAGCAGTTCTCCAGTCACGTGGGGTGTTCTCCTCCGCATTAAGGGGCGGCCTTGCAGGGGTTGTGGCCATAGAGTGTTAGGTGTTGGTGTGTGAAGAGTGGCGATCCGTTGAGCAGCGTCGTAGTGGCGCATTAGGCGGGAAGATGGCAGGAGCAGGCCGAGGGCATCTTGTAGATGTCGATGAAGAGACCCTTGTAGGGGTCGCACGGATCGTAGGAGAGTAGTCGGTGGTACACTGACTTCTGGGTGCAGTGGCTCTGGTAGCAAGGAGCAAGGGCGCGGCAAGCAGCCTCTGGGAAGAGACAGGTTTCGAGGCGGGCAGTCTGGCTGTAATAGTGCACGTCGTTGACAATGACGCGCCACTTGCCTTCCACATTCTGGGCACGTTTGGGCATGGCATACACCACTTCGGAGGGACAGATGTAACCCTCAGGACCAGCCCAGTGGGTGGCATCGTAAGGAGAGTCCCCAGTGGAGGCCCCAGTGTAGTAAGAGTAGTCGAAGGCCTCCTCCTGGTCCTTGGTAATCATGTCTACCAGGTCGTCAGCAGACTGGTCGGCGACGTCAGCGTACTTCTTGGCGAAGAGGTGATCGGCAGTGATGGCAGCCTTGATCTCGTACTCGGGGTACTCAGCGTCTTCCAAGCAGTAGGAGAGAGTGGAGTTGGCAGCGCAGGCGGGGGCGACACTTGGTTCGCAGTAACCGCGCTCGTAGGCAGGCTGGTGACCGTAAGCAGGCGCATGATGACCGTAAGCAGGCGCATGGTGACCGTAAGCGGGCTGTGGGTGATGGCCATATACCGGGGGATGGACGGAGCCCAGCGCGACTCCGACGCGTTAGAATGACcaaatgaaatgtaaataaattttCGGGGATAGTGAagaaattaatatcaataaatatttttACGGGATTCATAGCCTACCAGAATAAGACCCATGTAAATGAGTCGCTTCTGGTGCTTCGGGCTCCTTAATGGCGGGAATCTATGCTCCAGGTAGACGGTGGCCACGCCCGGTGGGAAGAAGATGCGTGACAACAAGGCTGAGTAGAGTGAAAGGGCGACTTGCGGTTCACTTGGAGGGCTTTCATAAGTATTCGTAGGGTCGCGCACGCACGTAGCGTGTTTCTGTACAGCAATCGATGTGACTGAGGAGAGAATCATAGGTAGATGAATATTCATGTATGgaaatgtatgaatattataactAAATCAGCATATTGTCATGTAGATATATTCATCTGTGTGAGTGATAATTTATGTTTATACAATCATACGTGAAAGTCTGTGATTGTATGAATTcaagtgtgtacgtgtatgtgtgtgcctgcctgcgtatgtgcgtgcgaagctatatatgtatatatatatatatatttatatatgtatgtatgtatgtatgtatatatgcatttatagccTCACTGTTATGTATAACGTACcatctcaaaaaacaaacaaacaaaaaactgtatgtatatgcatatatattctcaCTGTCATGAATAactcaccacaaaaaaaaaaacttttattcaattctttttgttttactttctctaCAACAGAAGTTTGTAGAtcctaaaagaagagaaaaaaacagcaaggATATTTATAAAAGTTTTTGTCGatattctttcctttatcttcacgCGATATTTTTGTCTACCTTATTTATTGCAATTGCCCAAGAATTTGAAGCGACCTCGGGACCAGTTGTTGCAAATGATACTTGCTGTTATATGATTCTTTTCGGTATTTTAACCTCCTTTCCTTGATAATATGAAATAAACTTAACGCCGTGCATAAAGCTTCTTTCTAACCACATTTGATCTcgaaaataattttcatattgaaaTTTGTGTTTAAAATACAATTTTCTTATCACATTCACAATATACAACGCTGATAGTAAATTAGATATAAGTACATTAGCTTTTGCACCAAGGCGGAATGTCGCATGCTATTCGAAAAGAAACATCCGGAAATATATGAAACCTTTCTCACAGAAGTTGCAAGCCActtctgtgtgattttttttttttttttgtatatttccgGATGTTCCTT from Penaeus vannamei isolate JL-2024 chromosome 26, ASM4276789v1, whole genome shotgun sequence harbors:
- the LOC138866694 gene encoding uncharacterized protein produces the protein MSKILSQPCEGCSRKSLGCIHTKVACFTSIAVQKHATCVRDPTNTYESPPSEPQVALSLYSALLSRIFFPPGVATVYLEHRFPPLRSPKHQKRLIYMGLILVGYESLALGSVHPPVYGHHPQPAYGHHAPAYGHHAPAYGHQPAYERGYCEPSVAPACAANSTLSYCLEDAEYPEYEIKAAITADHLFAKKYADVADQSADDLVDMITKDQEEAFDYSYYTGASTGDSPYDATHWAGPEGYICPSEVVYAMPKRAQNVEGKWRVIVNDVHYYSQTARLETCLFPEAACRALAPCYQSHCTQKSVYHRLLSYDPCDPYKGLFIDIYKMPSACSCHLPA